Proteins encoded by one window of Nasonia vitripennis strain AsymCx chromosome 5, Nvit_psr_1.1, whole genome shotgun sequence:
- the LOC100119520 gene encoding ATP-dependent RNA helicase p62 isoform X2 has translation MTYANSSAGGYRNGGSSGGQNRGSAGGQRSFGAGGGGGGSRFGGGGMGGRGGGGGMRMGQRPQNSNNAGGNLRKPNWDNETLRPFKKDFYTPHPNVSNRHPREVNEFRETHKITLKGDKVPNPIQFFEEGNFPDYVMQGIKKQGYSEPTPIQAQGWPIAMSGKNMVGIAQTGSGKTLAYILPAIVHINSQQPLNRGDGPIALILAPTRELAQQIQTVASDFGSLSYVRNTCIFGGAPKGGQARDLERGVEIVIATPGRLIDFLERGTTNLRRCTYLVLDEADRMLDMGFEPQIRKIIEQIRPDRQVLMWSATWPKEVRMLAEEYLVDYTQLNIGSLQLAANHNILQIIDVCQEQEKETKLGTLLQEIGNVNDDGGKTIIFVETKKKVENITRNIRRYGWPAVCMHGDKSQQERDYVLREFRNKKGSILVATDVAARGLDVDDVRYVINFDYPSSSEDYIHRIGRTGRSQSSGTSYAFFTPQNGRQAKDLINVLREANQIINPKLSELASKGGNNFGGRNRWGYSGGRGRENSFSGTHKRFDNRSSGYNNYS, from the exons at GACTTACGCAAACTCGTCTGCCGGTGGTTACCGTAACGGCGGAAGCAGTGGCGGTCAGAACCGCGGATCCGCTGGAGGTCAGCGCAGCTTTGGAGCTGGCGGTGGTGGCGGAGGTTCACGTTTCGGAGGTGGTGGTATGGGAGGCCGTGGTGGAGGAGGCGGTATGCGCATGGGCCAGAGGCCCCAGAACAGCAACAATGCCGGCGGAAACCTAAGGAAGCCTAATTGGGATAACGAGACTCTTCGGCCGTTCAAGAAAGACTTTTACACCCCACACCCCAACGTCTCCAACCGTCATCCACGCGAGGTCAACGAGTTCCGCGAAACTCACAAGATCACTCTCAAGGGCGACAAGGTGCCCAACCCCATCCAGTTCTTCGAGGAAGGCAACTTCCCTGACTACGTTATGCAGGGTATCAAGAAGCAAGGCTACTCTGAGCCAACTCCCATCCAAGCTCAAGGCTGGCCCATTGCTATGTCTGGCAAGAACATGGTTGGCATCGCCCAGACTGGATCTGGAAAGACTCTGGCATACATTCTGCCCGCCATTGTCCACATTAACAGCCAGCAGCCGCTGAACCGTGGTGATGGACCCATTGCCCTCATTCTCGCCCCAACAAGAGAGTTGGCTCAACAGATTCAGACAGTAGCCTCAGACTTTGGCTCGCTGTCCTACGTCAGGAACACCTGCATCTTTGGTGGAGCACCAAAAGGTGGACAGGCTCGTGACTTAGAGCGTGGAGTCGAGATCGTCATCGCTACACCCGGACGATTGATCGATTTCCTTGAGCGAGGAACCACCAACCTACGTAGATGTACGTACTTGGTGCTGGATGAGGCTGACAGAATGTTGGACATGGGTTTTGAACCCCAGATCAGGAAGATCATTGAACAGATTAGACCAGACAGACAGGTTCTCATGTGGTCTGCTACATGGCCCAAGGAAGTCAGGATGCTAGCTGAAGAATATCTTGTTGACTACACACAACTGAACATTGGTTCCCTGCAGCTGGCCGCTAACCATAACATCCTTCAGATCATCGACGTTTGCCAAGaacaagaaaaagaaacgaa gTTGGGAACGCTGCTTCAAGAAATTGGAAATGTCAATGATGACGGCGGCAAGACCATCATTTTCGTTGAGACAAAGAAGAAGGTCGAGAACATTACAAGAAATATTCGTCGATACGGCTGGCCTGCAGTATGCATGCATGGTGACAAATCGCAACAAGAGCGCGACTATGTTCTCAGAG AATTCAGAAATAAGAAAGGATCAATATTAGTAGCAACTGATGTTGCTGCCCGAGGACTTG aCGTTGATGATGTTAGGTACGTCATAAACTTTGATTATCCATCGTCATCAGAAGACTACATTCACCGAATAGGCAGAACTGGACGTAGTCAAAGTTCTGGTACTAGCTACGCCTTTTTCACACCTCAGAATGGGCGACAAGCTAAAGACCTCATAAATGTATTGAGGGAGGCCAATCAAATCATTAACCCTAAACTATCCGAGTTGGCGTCGAAGGGAGGAAACAACTTTGGAGGAAGAA acCGATGGGGTTACTCTGGAGGACGAGGACGGGAAAACAGTTTCTCTGGCACACACAAACGATTTGATAACAGGAGTAGTGGATACAATAATTATAGTTGA
- the LOC100119589 gene encoding Kazal type serine protease inhibitor-like venom protein 1 isoform X1: protein MAENIPKPTGLDWVKLRQDMDDVSNNETPWERILRKCKENPLVPGGAAITVGALSYGLYSFVMDRRQMQQKMMRLRVGAQLFTILAAVGGVVYSLPPEKRNLNDFIKSGERVIDAK from the exons ATGGCTGAAAATATACCAAAGCCCACTGGCCTTGATTGGGTTAAGCTGCGACAAGACATGGACGATGTATCAAACAACGAGACTCCTTGGGAGCGAATTTTGCGTAAATGCAAAGAAAATCCATTGGtacctggag GAGCCGCAATAACAGTGGGTGCCTTGTCCTACGGCCTATATAGTTTCGTGATGGATAGACGACAAATGCAACAAAAGATGATGCGACTTCGTGTCGGAGCTCAACTTTTCACAATCCTTGCGGCAGTTGGCGGTGTTGTGTACTCTTTACCTCCTGAAAAAAGAAATCTTAATGACTTTATAAAGAGTGGAGAAAGAGTTATTGACGCGAAATAA
- the LOC100119520 gene encoding ATP-dependent RNA helicase p62 isoform X1 encodes MNLVSICNMAQKLMAPRMLAGALMTGTYANSSAGGYRNGGSSGGQNRGSAGGQRSFGAGGGGGGSRFGGGGMGGRGGGGGMRMGQRPQNSNNAGGNLRKPNWDNETLRPFKKDFYTPHPNVSNRHPREVNEFRETHKITLKGDKVPNPIQFFEEGNFPDYVMQGIKKQGYSEPTPIQAQGWPIAMSGKNMVGIAQTGSGKTLAYILPAIVHINSQQPLNRGDGPIALILAPTRELAQQIQTVASDFGSLSYVRNTCIFGGAPKGGQARDLERGVEIVIATPGRLIDFLERGTTNLRRCTYLVLDEADRMLDMGFEPQIRKIIEQIRPDRQVLMWSATWPKEVRMLAEEYLVDYTQLNIGSLQLAANHNILQIIDVCQEQEKETKLGTLLQEIGNVNDDGGKTIIFVETKKKVENITRNIRRYGWPAVCMHGDKSQQERDYVLREFRNKKGSILVATDVAARGLDVDDVRYVINFDYPSSSEDYIHRIGRTGRSQSSGTSYAFFTPQNGRQAKDLINVLREANQIINPKLSELASKGGNNFGGRNRWGYSGGRGRENSFSGTHKRFDNRSSGYNNYS; translated from the exons at GAATCTAGTCAGCATCTGTAATATGGCCCAGAAACTGATGGCTCCCAGGATGCTTGCTGGTGCACTCATGACAGG GACTTACGCAAACTCGTCTGCCGGTGGTTACCGTAACGGCGGAAGCAGTGGCGGTCAGAACCGCGGATCCGCTGGAGGTCAGCGCAGCTTTGGAGCTGGCGGTGGTGGCGGAGGTTCACGTTTCGGAGGTGGTGGTATGGGAGGCCGTGGTGGAGGAGGCGGTATGCGCATGGGCCAGAGGCCCCAGAACAGCAACAATGCCGGCGGAAACCTAAGGAAGCCTAATTGGGATAACGAGACTCTTCGGCCGTTCAAGAAAGACTTTTACACCCCACACCCCAACGTCTCCAACCGTCATCCACGCGAGGTCAACGAGTTCCGCGAAACTCACAAGATCACTCTCAAGGGCGACAAGGTGCCCAACCCCATCCAGTTCTTCGAGGAAGGCAACTTCCCTGACTACGTTATGCAGGGTATCAAGAAGCAAGGCTACTCTGAGCCAACTCCCATCCAAGCTCAAGGCTGGCCCATTGCTATGTCTGGCAAGAACATGGTTGGCATCGCCCAGACTGGATCTGGAAAGACTCTGGCATACATTCTGCCCGCCATTGTCCACATTAACAGCCAGCAGCCGCTGAACCGTGGTGATGGACCCATTGCCCTCATTCTCGCCCCAACAAGAGAGTTGGCTCAACAGATTCAGACAGTAGCCTCAGACTTTGGCTCGCTGTCCTACGTCAGGAACACCTGCATCTTTGGTGGAGCACCAAAAGGTGGACAGGCTCGTGACTTAGAGCGTGGAGTCGAGATCGTCATCGCTACACCCGGACGATTGATCGATTTCCTTGAGCGAGGAACCACCAACCTACGTAGATGTACGTACTTGGTGCTGGATGAGGCTGACAGAATGTTGGACATGGGTTTTGAACCCCAGATCAGGAAGATCATTGAACAGATTAGACCAGACAGACAGGTTCTCATGTGGTCTGCTACATGGCCCAAGGAAGTCAGGATGCTAGCTGAAGAATATCTTGTTGACTACACACAACTGAACATTGGTTCCCTGCAGCTGGCCGCTAACCATAACATCCTTCAGATCATCGACGTTTGCCAAGaacaagaaaaagaaacgaa gTTGGGAACGCTGCTTCAAGAAATTGGAAATGTCAATGATGACGGCGGCAAGACCATCATTTTCGTTGAGACAAAGAAGAAGGTCGAGAACATTACAAGAAATATTCGTCGATACGGCTGGCCTGCAGTATGCATGCATGGTGACAAATCGCAACAAGAGCGCGACTATGTTCTCAGAG AATTCAGAAATAAGAAAGGATCAATATTAGTAGCAACTGATGTTGCTGCCCGAGGACTTG aCGTTGATGATGTTAGGTACGTCATAAACTTTGATTATCCATCGTCATCAGAAGACTACATTCACCGAATAGGCAGAACTGGACGTAGTCAAAGTTCTGGTACTAGCTACGCCTTTTTCACACCTCAGAATGGGCGACAAGCTAAAGACCTCATAAATGTATTGAGGGAGGCCAATCAAATCATTAACCCTAAACTATCCGAGTTGGCGTCGAAGGGAGGAAACAACTTTGGAGGAAGAA acCGATGGGGTTACTCTGGAGGACGAGGACGGGAAAACAGTTTCTCTGGCACACACAAACGATTTGATAACAGGAGTAGTGGATACAATAATTATAGTTGA
- the LOC100119589 gene encoding Kazal type serine protease inhibitor-like venom protein 1 isoform X2 — translation MAENIPKPTGLDWVKLRQDMDDVSNNETPWERILRKCKENPLVPGDKMNKQLVFVFFIVMIAMAFGCICPRNYQPVCDNLGKQHNNLCLFNCAAEQAMRNGQELTIAKYSEC, via the exons ATGGCTGAAAATATACCAAAGCCCACTGGCCTTGATTGGGTTAAGCTGCGACAAGACATGGACGATGTATCAAACAACGAGACTCCTTGGGAGCGAATTTTGCGTAAATGCAAAGAAAATCCATTGGtacctggag ACAAAATGAATAAGCAATTGGTATTTGTTTTCTTCATTGTCATGATTGCAATGGCATTTGGATGCATTTGTCCAAGAAACTACCAACCAGTATGTGACAATTTAGGAAAACAACACAACAACCTGTGTTTGTTCAACTGTGCTGCTGAACAAGCTATGCGCAATGGTCAAG aACTTACCATTGCCAAGTACAGTGaatgttaa
- the LOC100119629 gene encoding 26S proteasome non-ATPase regulatory subunit 4 isoform X2 — MRNGDFLPTRLQAQQDAVNLVCHSKTRSNPENNVGLMTLANVEVLATLTSDVGRILSKLHKVQPNGNLSLITGIRIAHLALKHRQGKNHKMRIVAFVGSPIQIDEKEAVKLAKRLKKEKVNVDIISFGEESVNNEVLTAFINALNGKDGSSSHLVTIPPGPHLSDALISSPIIQGEDGTGGAGIGGAAFEFGVDPNEDPELALALRVSMEEQRQRQEDEARRTQPDVPAPIKEEPKEVSNEEAMLKRALAMSLEGSEESSVATESTAPSSGSVPDFAHMTEEEQIAFAMQMSMQDQQEHEGPQKEEPMEVEEDYATVMSDTEFLQSVLENLPGVDPQSEAVRQAVGSLQQNKDKEKEKEKDKDKNSKK; from the exons ATGAGAAATGGAGATTTTCTTCCTACACGTTTGCAAGCACAGCAAGATGCTGTTAATCTAGTGTGCCACTCAAAAACTCGCTCAAATCCAGAAAACAATGTAGGACTGATGACTCTTGCAAA tgTTGAAGTACTAGCTACACTAACAAGTGATGTTGGACGTATTCTGTCCAAGCTACACAAAGTACAACCCAATGGAAACTTGTCTCTTATTACAGGAATTAGGATTGCCCAT TTGGCTCTCAAGCATCGCCAAGGAAAGAATCATAAAATGAGAATTGTGGCTTTTGTTGGTAGTCCAATCCAGATCGATGAAAAGGAAGCTGTCAAACTAGCAAAGCGCCTAAAGAAGGAAAAAGTGAATGTTGACATAATAAGTTTTGGTGAAGAAAGTGTAAACAATGAAGTGCTGACAGCATTTATTAATGCTCTTAATGGGAAAGATGGAAGTAGCAGTCATCTTGTCACTATTCCTCCAGGACCTCATCTATCTGATGCTCTAATTTCTTCTCCTATAATTCAAGGAGAAGATGGCACAGGTGGAGCTGGTATAGGTGGTGCTGCATTTGAATTTGGAGTAGATCCCAATGAAGATCCTGAACTGGCTTTG GCATTGCGTGTATCCATGGAAGAACAAAGGCAGCGCCAAGAAGATGAAGCAAGACGAACTCAACCTGATGTACCAGCGCCAATAAAAGAGGAACCCAAGGAGGTATCAAATGAGGAAGCCATGTTAAAAAGGGCTCTTGCTATGTCGCTGGAAGGTAGTGAAGAATCTTCAGTAGCTACTGAAAGTACTGCCCCAAGTTCTGGAAGTGTTCCTGACTTTGCTCACATGACAGAAGAAGAGCAAATTGCTTTTGCAATGCAAATGTCTATGCAGGATCAAC AAGAACATGAGGGACCACAAAAAGAAGAGCCAATGGAAGTTGAAGAAGACTATGCAACTGTGATGTCGGACACGGAGTTTTTACAGTCCGTACTAGAAAATTTACCTGGTGTCGATCCTCAATCCGAAGCCGTTCGTCAAGCTGTAGGCTCTTTGCAACAAAATAAAGacaaagaaaaggaaaaagagaaggataaagataaaaattcgAAGAAGTAA
- the LOC100119589 gene encoding Kazal type serine protease inhibitor-like venom protein 1 precursor, translated as MNKQLVFVFFIVMIAMAFGCICPRNYQPVCDNLGKQHNNLCLFNCAAEQAMRNGQELTIAKYSEC; from the exons ATGAATAAGCAATTGGTATTTGTTTTCTTCATTGTCATGATTGCAATGGCATTTGGATGCATTTGTCCAAGAAACTACCAACCAGTATGTGACAATTTAGGAAAACAACACAACAACCTGTGTTTGTTCAACTGTGCTGCTGAACAAGCTATGCGCAATGGTCAAG aACTTACCATTGCCAAGTACAGTGaatgttaa
- the LOC100119629 gene encoding 26S proteasome non-ATPase regulatory subunit 4 isoform X1: protein MVLESTMICVDNSDYMRNGDFLPTRLQAQQDAVNLVCHSKTRSNPENNVGLMTLANVEVLATLTSDVGRILSKLHKVQPNGNLSLITGIRIAHLALKHRQGKNHKMRIVAFVGSPIQIDEKEAVKLAKRLKKEKVNVDIISFGEESVNNEVLTAFINALNGKDGSSSHLVTIPPGPHLSDALISSPIIQGEDGTGGAGIGGAAFEFGVDPNEDPELALALRVSMEEQRQRQEDEARRTQPDVPAPIKEEPKEVSNEEAMLKRALAMSLEGSEESSVATESTAPSSGSVPDFAHMTEEEQIAFAMQMSMQDQQEHEGPQKEEPMEVEEDYATVMSDTEFLQSVLENLPGVDPQSEAVRQAVGSLQQNKDKEKEKEKDKDKNSKK from the exons ATGGTGCTCGAAAGTACTATGATATG cgttGACAACAGCGACTATATGAGAAATGGAGATTTTCTTCCTACACGTTTGCAAGCACAGCAAGATGCTGTTAATCTAGTGTGCCACTCAAAAACTCGCTCAAATCCAGAAAACAATGTAGGACTGATGACTCTTGCAAA tgTTGAAGTACTAGCTACACTAACAAGTGATGTTGGACGTATTCTGTCCAAGCTACACAAAGTACAACCCAATGGAAACTTGTCTCTTATTACAGGAATTAGGATTGCCCAT TTGGCTCTCAAGCATCGCCAAGGAAAGAATCATAAAATGAGAATTGTGGCTTTTGTTGGTAGTCCAATCCAGATCGATGAAAAGGAAGCTGTCAAACTAGCAAAGCGCCTAAAGAAGGAAAAAGTGAATGTTGACATAATAAGTTTTGGTGAAGAAAGTGTAAACAATGAAGTGCTGACAGCATTTATTAATGCTCTTAATGGGAAAGATGGAAGTAGCAGTCATCTTGTCACTATTCCTCCAGGACCTCATCTATCTGATGCTCTAATTTCTTCTCCTATAATTCAAGGAGAAGATGGCACAGGTGGAGCTGGTATAGGTGGTGCTGCATTTGAATTTGGAGTAGATCCCAATGAAGATCCTGAACTGGCTTTG GCATTGCGTGTATCCATGGAAGAACAAAGGCAGCGCCAAGAAGATGAAGCAAGACGAACTCAACCTGATGTACCAGCGCCAATAAAAGAGGAACCCAAGGAGGTATCAAATGAGGAAGCCATGTTAAAAAGGGCTCTTGCTATGTCGCTGGAAGGTAGTGAAGAATCTTCAGTAGCTACTGAAAGTACTGCCCCAAGTTCTGGAAGTGTTCCTGACTTTGCTCACATGACAGAAGAAGAGCAAATTGCTTTTGCAATGCAAATGTCTATGCAGGATCAAC AAGAACATGAGGGACCACAAAAAGAAGAGCCAATGGAAGTTGAAGAAGACTATGCAACTGTGATGTCGGACACGGAGTTTTTACAGTCCGTACTAGAAAATTTACCTGGTGTCGATCCTCAATCCGAAGCCGTTCGTCAAGCTGTAGGCTCTTTGCAACAAAATAAAGacaaagaaaaggaaaaagagaaggataaagataaaaattcgAAGAAGTAA